Below is a genomic region from Palaemon carinicauda isolate YSFRI2023 chromosome 31, ASM3689809v2, whole genome shotgun sequence.
ATTGGGGTAATTTCCTTAGTTTAATGAAGAAAATTTGAATTTCCTTAGTCTCATTACGGTAATTTCCCTAGTTTCATTAAGGTAATTTccttaatttcattatcattatctccttcGCCTATtcacgccaagggcctcggttagatttcaccagtggtctctatcttcagTTTCATTAAGGTGATTTGAATTTTCTTAGTCTCATTAAGGTAATTTCCTTAGTTCAATTAAGGTCATTTGAATTTCCTTAGTCTTATTGAGGGTAATTTCCTTAGTTTAATTAAGAAAATTTGAATTTCCTAAGTCTCATTAAGGTAATTTCCTTAGTTTAATTAAGGTTATTtgaatttccttattattattattattatcattattattattattattatattattattattattattattattattacttgctaagctacaatcctagttggaaaagcacgatgctataagcccaagggctccaacagaaaaatagccaagtgaggaaagaaaaaagaaaatgaaatattttaagaacagtaacattaagaaaatatctcctatataaactataaaattttaacaaaacacgaggaagagaaataagatagaaagtgtggctcgagtgtaccctcaagcaagagaactctaaccaagatagtggaagaccatggcacagaggttatggcactacccaagactagagaacaataggttTGATttgggattgtccttctcctagatgagctgcttaccatagcttatgagtctcttctacccatactgagaggaaagtggccactgaacaattacagtgcagtagttaaccccttgggtgaagaagaattgtttggtattctgtgttgttgggtgtatgaggacagaggagaatatgtaaagaataggctagactattcagtgtgtgtgtgtgtgtgtgtgtgtaggcaaagggaaaattatccgtaaccagagagaaggaattaGTCTCATTGAGGTTAtttaaagaataagctagactattcagtgtgtgtgtgtgtgtgtgtgtgtgtgtgtgtgtgtgtgtgtaggcaaagggaaaattatccgtaaccagagagaaggaattaGTCTCATTGAGGTTAtttaaagaataagctagactattcagtgtgtgtgtgtgtgtgtgtgtaggcaaaggaaaaatgatccataaccagagagaaggaattaGTCTCATTGAGGCAAtttaaagaataagctagactattcagtgtgtgtgtgtgtgtgtgtgtgtgtgtgtgtgtgtaggcaaagggaaaatgatccgtaaccagatagaaggaatTAGTCTCTTGAGGTAatttaaagaataggctagactattcagtgtgtgtgtaggcaaagggaaaatgaaccgtaaccagagagaaggaattaGTCTCATAGAGGTAATTTAAAGAATAGggtagactattcagtgtgtggggtgtgtgtgtgtgtgtgtgtgtgtaggcaaagggaaatgatccgtaaccagagagaaggaattaGTCTCATTGAGGTTAtttaaagaataagctagactattcagtgtgtgtgtgtgtgtgtgtaggcaaagggaaaatgatctgtaaccagagagaaggaattaGTCTCATTGAGGTCATTTCCTTAGTCTCATTAAGGTAATTTTCTTAGTTTCATTAGGTCATTTGGATTTCCTTAGTCACATTAAGGCAATTTCCTTAGTCTCATCGAGGCAATTTCCCTAGTCTCACCTTGATGCGAAGTGTATCTCATCAGGACCGACCCATCTCTCCACCACAGGAGCGAATACAGTTCGTCTCCCTCAAGGTCAAATTTGCAGTTCAAGGTCACGTTGCTTCCCTCAAGGACGTATTTGCTGCCTGTAGGCGAAGTCATCCTGACGCCTTTCACAGCCGGTGGAGCAAGAAGGGCTGTGAGTAGAGTGAGGAAGTTAAGTACAAGAATAACTTAGTTGTTATTGATTAAATAACTTATCTGATAATTGATTAATTGTTGTTAGTAGATTCTATTTAAATGATTTAGAAGAAAAGGAAGTAAAATAACTTGGTTGTCACTGATTACACAAATTATTTGATAACTGATAGattttgtttaaaatataaaagaaaattaagtaaaataacttAGTTGTCACTGATTACATGAATTATTTGATAACtggtagattttttttaaatatataaaagaaaattaagtaaaataacttAGTTGTCACTGATTACACGAATTATTTGATAACTGGTAGatttttgtttaaaatatataaaagaaaattaagtaaaataacttAGTTGTCACTGATTACATGAATTATTTGATAACTAGAAGTAGTTTTTGTTTAAATGATTTAGAAGAAAATGAAGTAAAATTAACTTGGTTGTGATTAATTTTATACAATTAAAACAAATGTAATTGATAAGTTTTTTTTAGCTAATCTATATGTTCTGTTGTTATAGCGACACACacagaggatatatatatgtgtatatatatattatataatatatatataatatatatatatatatatatatatatatatatatatatatatatatatatatatataatatatatacatatatatatgtatatatatgtgtatatataatatatatatatatatatatatatataatatatatatatatatataatattatatacatatatatatgttatatatatgtgtatataatatatatatatatatatatatatatatatatatatatacatatataatatatatatatatatatatattatgggtctATCTGTGGTCTATAtgcttatgaaatatttataatatctTGACATGTCAACTATCATTCGTAAGATTAAATACATAAGAGCCCATAGTAGCAAAAACCGAAtaagacattgagagagagagagagagagagagagagagagagagagagaggagagagagagagagagagagagagagagacttaccaaaACATCCAAAGTAGAGGAAAAACCGATGCATCTCGTACATTTCGTTATAGTCAGCAATAACCAGTTTTATTTGTATTCCCTTAATGTCTATTTTCAGTATCTCACTCTCCTCCTGCGTTCTCCATATCTAATTTCCTTCTTTTTGACATATTTAAACAGAGAGATAGTTCAATTTTCCTTTTTACACACTTAAAACTGCTAGACAGTTCAGTGTCACTTTCTTTACAGACTTTAAACAGAAATACTCCAATGTCTCTCTTTCACACTTAATTTTCTATTGTCTATCGACTCTCTTACTTATTTTATTTCTAGAATATATTATCCTGTAAATAACAATGATTGTAGATAGATATTAAAAGACATAATTATATAAGTAatgtgatttataataataataataaaaatagacagTTCAGTGTTACTTTCTTTACACACTTTAAACAGAAATACTCCAATGTCTCTTTCACACTTTAATTTTCTATTGTCTATCGACTCTTACTTATTTTATTTCTAGAATATATTATCCTGTAAATAACAATGATTGTAGATAGATATTAAAAGACATAATTATATAAGTAATGTAATTTACACACTAAACAGAGAATGTCTCTCTTTCACACTTAATTTTCTATTGTCTAACGTCTCTCTTACTCATATTTCTAGAATATATTTTCCTGTAAATAGCAATGATTGTAGATAGATATTATTAAACGACATAATTATATAAGTaatgtaatttataataataataaaaataatagagttGTGGATTCGCGTGGCGTTGGAAATGATGGGTGAACAGTTTTACCAATTCCCATTTTCAAGCAGCACttctttattaatgttttattatcttttcactcctttttagaaaataaattgattttattatgatattataaattataattgaatattttgtatcattattatcatgataaaaaaTGTTTTACTCCAATAAATCAAATGAATGTTTCTTGATAAATCAAATGAGAGTTGGTAATAGTGTTGTTACTCGTgcggtgtgtttgtgtatgtgttgtgtTCGTTTAAATCTAGTGAATTTTGCTGTTAAAACAATCAAGTTATCACCAGCAACTTAAAATTACGATCATGGATAGTTCCTCATCATTTATACCAAATATTAGTTATATATAAGTTAAATAAAGCGTGAAAATCGGATATATAGTGAAAACATGTGTTACCTATCGGCTCCTTTAAGCGGGAAGAATCATATGTTTTTAGTGACCACATTATAAATCAAATCACTGCAGAGGAAAGATAGTTACTTTGTGCTTGGGTTATATTTAATGGCATTCTATACACGTTTGACGTTCTTTATACATTTTAAACAATGGTTCAGTCTTCGTTCTGCTTCAAGGAAGTTCAAGCCAAAGTCATGGATGTTGgtcattgttatttttatgttcTAATTGCTGGAGTTTTTTCACGATATTGATAGAGTTAAACAACTTCGAAAGAAAGTTAATATTTCTCgaagtaaaattaattatatttcaaagCAGAAATGACAGTTTGCGTAAATATCATTTGGTGACGTTCCTTACTGCACGTTAATACACGATCACAAGGCCCCAAAAAGAAGCATTTTGCATTATTGCACGTTATTACACGATTTCAAGACTCCAAAAAGAAGCATTTTGCATTATTGCACGTTATTAAACGATCTCAAGACTCCAAAAAGAAGCATTTTGCATTACTGCTCGTTATTACACGATCTCAAGTCTCCCAAAAGAATGCATTTTGTATTGTTGCACGTTATTACACGATCTCAagactccaaaaaggaaaaattttgtaTTAATGCACGTTATTACACGATCACGAGACTCCAAAAAGAAGCATTTTGCATTACTGAACGTTATTACACGACCACAAGACTCCAAAATAGGCATTTTGCATGACTGCACGTTATTACACGACCACAAGACTCCAAAAAAAGAAGCATTTTGTGTTAATGCATGTTATTACACGATCTCAAGACTCTATAAAGAAGCATTTTGCATTATTGCACGTTATTACACGATCTCAAGACTCCAAAAAGGAAACATTTTGTATTAATGCACGTTATTACACGATCTCAAGACTCCAAAAAAGCATTTTGCATTACTGCAGGTTATTACACGATCACAAGGCCCCAAAGAGAAGCATTTTGCATTATTGCACGTTATTGAACGATCACAAGACTCCATAAAGAAGCATTTTGCATTATTGCACGTTATTGAACGATCACAAGACTCCATAAAGAAGCATTTTGCATTACTGTACGTTATTACACGATCATAAAACTAAAAATAAGCATTTTACATCACTGCACGTTATTACACGATCTCAAGACTCCAAAAAGAAGCATTTTGCATTACTGCACGTTATTACACGACTACAAGACTCCCAAATCGAAGCTATGTCCTGTGAATGTTCTTTTGCAATTGCAACAATCGATGTAGGCCTACACAGCTGACTACGGTTACCTTCAAAGTGACGGATATGGGCATAAAGATGGCGTAAGTGTTCATATTATTCTCTTGTTCAATATTATGTTTacatatttgtttgttattgtgttattattgttataaccttTGGAAATCTTACACAAATAAGAAAGTGTAGGACGTTCAGCTATAGGTCTACAAACCATGacattttttaaaaactttttttccctTGAATTTTTCTGGTATCAGTTCTTAACCCATTATCAGctgcaaaatttatttttatacattaacaaataatgattttatatatatatatatatatatatatatatatgtgtgtgtatatatatatatatatatatatatatatatatatacatatatatatatatatatgtatatatatatatatatacatatatatatatatatatatatatatatatatatatatatatatatatatatatatatatataaaatgcgagCAGATTTTTTTTTGCAACATCGTGAGTGTTAATGAGAAATACGTgaaaaacattatctctctctctctctctctctctctctctctctctctctctctctctctctctctctctctctctctctctcttaaactcattatcattattttagagTTTATTTAAAAGATCACCAGgataaatttaaaatataattaaaagttaacttatttcattttaagaaataaattacaaCAGAATCATGGTGTAGTTAGATtgagatatttttaatattttgtccTGCAAATTTTACGATTTTTACATTCAAATGTTTCACGCCAGAGGGCCAGATTTATTGAGGTATGAGAAAACAAACTAATGAAATACAGAGATGCACTTTAACTTAACCTAAGCCAAAGCATAACTGATCCTTAACTCCACTTAATCTGGCTTAGGGAAATATAAGTGTTAGAATGTAATACTCAGAGCTAACCTAACGTAGTGTATACCTTCCTACTTGACTCCCCTTTACCTAGCCCAGTTTGCTATAAATGATTGTGTGATACAAGGGTGCATCCTAGTCTGCCTGTCCTAGAGTGTAGTGTCCTACCTAACCTGCCCTAGAACATAGTGTCTTACCTAGCCTAGGGCATAGTGCCCTACTTAGCCTAGAGCATAGTGTCCTATCTGACCTACCCTAGAGCTTAGTGCCTTACCTGACTTTCCCTAGATCTTAGTGCCCTACCTGACCTACC
It encodes:
- the LOC137625043 gene encoding uncharacterized protein, whose amino-acid sequence is MYEMHRFFLYFGCFALLAPPAVKGVRMTSPTGSKYVLEGSNVTLNCKFDLEGDELYSLLWWRDGSVLMRYTSHQASYISLATPRLRAGRKSAQPKTLWSSILLAILP